In Juglans microcarpa x Juglans regia isolate MS1-56 chromosome 4S, Jm3101_v1.0, whole genome shotgun sequence, a single window of DNA contains:
- the LOC121262200 gene encoding UPF0481 protein At3g47200-like, whose translation MENSTIQQKVAIAAASVLTNANQNGKIHQILDREANTLSRGNGGNQHRKLVIDIKEMVESSLDPPLSSHKCCIYSIPVDLLKLNKEAYTPRVISIGPFHHGSKSLETMEKLKPKYFKRFLQRTNFNVEILVSTIKLHEESVRGCYAETIELFRSDDFVKLILVDGCFLIEFFYSLFSQGINSVIRENHTLLNPISWHAIMLDLQLLENQLPLFVLEILFSLACAPNDKHRPSFTSLAIKVFHEYFQYPEFPRNLEVQPIRHFVDLTKAFLLPSSTMLVLPHESKDLPSANHLYTASQLYEAGVNFKVSSASKCLLDLKFTNGTLEIPCINLDNSTETTYRNIIAFEQCHYPCDSHLTDYIVLLNLLINTPKDADLLIRKGIIMNGLSNSGAVASLFNNLVTNIIYYGGDSAYRDLFRDLNAFYNNTKHTWKATLKRDYFGTPWKIASTAAAVALLLLTLGQFICSIIQLVKM comes from the coding sequence ATGGAAAATTCAACAATTCAACAAAAAGTGGCAATTGCTGCTGCTTCAGTACTCACAAATGCAAATCAAAATGGTAAAATTCATCAAATATTAGATCGGGAAGCAAACACTTTGAGTCGTGGAAATGGTGGAAATCAACATAGAAAGTTGGTAATTGACATCAAAGAAATGGTTGAAAGCAGCTTGGACCCTCCCTTATCATCACACAAGTGTTGTATCTACAGCATTCCGGTTGATCTTCTCAAACTGAATAAAGAAGCCTACACTCCCCGGGTTATATCGATAGGGCCTTTCCACCATGGCAGCAAAAGTTTAGAAACCATGGAAAAGTTGAAACCGAAATATTTTAAGAGATTCCTACAGCGGACTAACTTTAACGTGGAGATTTTAGTAAGCACCATAAAGCTGCATGAAGAAAGTGTGCGTGGTTGTTATGCAGAAACCATCGAGCTGTTTAGGAGTGATGATTTCGTGAAACTAATTTTGGTGGATGGTTGCTTTCTTATTGAGTTTTTCTACAGCTTATTCTCCCAAGGAATCAATAGTGTTATTCGTGAGAACCATACACTGCTAAACCCAATATCTTGGCACGCAATTATGTTGGACTTGCAGTTACTTGAAAATCAACTTCCTTTATTTGTTCTTGAGATATTATTCAGCCTTGCATGTGCACCGAATGATAAGCATCGGCCTTCCTTCACTTCGCTTGCAATTAAAGTCTTTCATGAGTACTTTCAATATCCGGAATTTCCAAGAAATCTTGAAGTGCAACCAATTAGACACTTTGTTGATTTGACCAAAGCATTTTTACTTCCATCATCCACAATGCTAGTGCTACCACATGAAAGTAAGGATCTTCCCAGTGCTAATCATTTATATACTGCAAGCCAGTTGTACGAGGCTGGAGTGAATTTTAAGGTGAGCTCTGCAAGCAAATGCTTACTTGACCTGAAATTCACCAATGGAACTTTGGAAATTCCATGCATTAATCTTGATAATTCGACGGAGACGACTTATCGAAACATCATAGCATTTGAGCAATGCCATTATCCATGTGATTCACATCTTACAGACTACATTGTGCTATTGAATTTACTAATCAACACTCCCAAAGATGCGGATTTACTTATTAGAAAAGGAATCATCATGAATGGGCTCAGCAACAGCGGTGCAGTGGCATCTCTTTTCAATAATCTTGtcactaatataatatattatggtGGGGACTCTGCTTATCGTGATTTGTTTCGAGATTTGAATGCATTCTATAATAACACTAAGCATACTTGGAAGGCTACCTTGAAACGTGATTATTTCGGCACTCCTTGGAAAATAGCTTCTACTGCAGCTGCTGTTGCCTTATTGCTACTCACTCTCGGACAATTTATATGCTCCATCATCCAACTTGTGAAGATGTGA